A single window of Anopheles cruzii unplaced genomic scaffold, idAnoCruzAS_RS32_06 scaffold01821_ctg1, whole genome shotgun sequence DNA harbors:
- the LOC128276635 gene encoding 40S ribosomal protein S30-like, with protein sequence FCSVFIRKQCMLAKANSIDAAIPINLWCEGQLLDDDISVLELSANELDVTVGLLGGKVHGSLARAGKVKGQTPKVEKKEKKKKKTGRAKRRIQYNRRFSSVVQTYGRRRGPNANSA encoded by the coding sequence TTTTGTTCTGTGTTCATTCGCAAACAGTGTATGTTGGCTAAAGCCAACTCTATCGACGCAGCGATTCCAATCAACCTCTGGTGTGAGGGTCAGTTGCTAGACGATGATATTTCGGTACTGGAACTGAGTGCGAACGAACTGGATGTGACTGTCGGTCTTCTCGGTGGTAAAGTGCACGGTTCGTTGGCTCGTGCTGGAAAAGTTAAAGGCCAAACACCTAAAgtggagaagaaggaaaagaaaaagaagaagacgggACGTGCCAAGCGACGCATCCAGTACAACCGACGTTTCTCTTCAGTGGTGCAAACCTACGGCAGACGACGTGGACCAAACGCCAATTCGGCATAA